A window of the Mus pahari chromosome 1, PAHARI_EIJ_v1.1, whole genome shotgun sequence genome harbors these coding sequences:
- the Ucp2 gene encoding mitochondrial uncoupling protein 2 gives MVGFKATDVPPTATVKFLGAGTAACIADLITFPLDTAKVRLQIQGESQGLVRTAASAQYRGVLGTILTMVRTEGPRSLYNGLVAGLQRQMSFASVRIGLYDSVKQFYTKGSEHAGIGSRLLAGSTTGALAVAVAQPTDVVKVRFQAQARAGGGRRYQSTVEAYKTIAREEGLRGLWKGTSPNVARNAIVNCAELVTYDLIKDTLLKANLMTDDLPCHFTSAFGAGFCTTVIASPVDVVKTRYMNSALGQYRSAGHCALTMLRKEGAGAFYKGFMPSFLRLGSWNVVMFVTYEQLKRALMAAYQSREALS, from the exons ATGGTTGGTTTCAAGGCCACAGATGTGCCCCCTACAGCCACTGTGAAGTTCCTGGGGGCTGGGACAGCTGCCTGCATTGCAGATCTCATCACTTTCCCTCTCGACACCGCCAAGGTCCGGCTGCAG ATCCAAGGGGAGAGTCAGGGGCTAGTGCGCACCGCAGCCAGCGCCCAGTACCGTGGCGTTCTGGGCACCATCCTAACCATGGTGCGCACTGAGGGTCCACGCAGCCTCTACAATGGGCTGGTCGCTGGCCTGCAGCGCCAGATGAGCTTTGCCTCCGTCCGCATTGGCCTCTACGACTCTGTCAAGCAGTTCTACACCAAGGGCTCGGAGC ATGCAGGCATCGGGAGCCGCCTCCTGGCAGGTAGCACCACAGGTGCCCTGGCCGTGGCTGTGGCCCAGCCTACAGATGTGGTAAAGGTCCGCTTCCAGGCTCAGGCCCGGGCTGGTGGTGGTCGGAGATACCAGAGCACTGTCGAAGCCTACAAGACCATTGCACGAGAGGAAGGGCTCCGCGGCCTCTGGAAAG GGACCTCTCCCAATGTTGCCCGTAATGCCATTGTCAACTGTGCTGAGCTGGTGACCTATGACCTCATCAAAGATACTCTCCTGAAAGCCAACCTCATGACAG ATGACCTCCCTTGTCACTTCACTTCTGCCTTCGGGGCCGGCTTCTGCACCACCGTCATCGCCTCCCCTGTTGATGTGGTCAAGACGAGATACATGAACTCTGCCTTGGGCCAGTACCGCAGCGCAGGTCACTGTGCCCTTACCATGCTCCGGAAGGAGGGAGCCGGCGCCTTCTACAAGGG ATTCATGCCTTCCTTCCTCCGCTTGGGATCCTGGAACGTAGTGATGTTTGTCACCTATGAGCAGCTCAAAAGAGCCCTAATGGCTGCCTATCAGTCCCGGGAGGCGCTCTCCTGA